GGTTGAACCTGGTAAGTGTCGGACATGCGATAAACTATGAACTAGGAAAGGCTTCTGATACGGACGGATCAGGATCTGCGACAGACCGTCTACACCCACACAGCATACACGTTCGCTCGCCAAAGCTAAAGTGAGGGGCGTTAGATCCTGCTCGGTCTCAGGTATTTTTAATCGCCTGAGAGAGCCCTTCCCAGATACTGGGATACTGCAACTCCACTCCCAGCTCTTCGCGTAACCTTTTGTTATCACAACGTTTATTAACACCAGCAGCACGTTCAGTGCTGTTAGGGCGGGTCGATTTTGACTTCACATCCGCCGCTTCTCCTGTCGCAAACCGGGGCTGAGGTGCTTCGATTAGTTGAGCCAGGGTTTCGTAATATTCCTGACGCGTTACGGGACGACTGTCACTCACCAGATAATGTGAAGCGAGCTGCGAGTCTCCATCACAGCGGAGAATTGTCTGGACGATGTCATCCAGATGAATCAGATTCAGCCAGGCATCAGGTCTGCCCGCCAGTGGTTCTCCCGCTTTGATCTGTTCCATGCGGGCCAGCAGTCTCCCGGGACCATAAATCCCTGCCAGTCTGAGAATTACAGCCCGCGCGTTTCCCTCGACAGCTGCTTCTCCGAGCAGTCCCTGCTGCGCGAACAACTGTTCTGCCTCCAGACAGATCTGCCCGTTCTCCCGCTCC
This genomic interval from Gimesia chilikensis contains the following:
- a CDS encoding SDR family oxidoreductase codes for the protein MQKLIIGCGYVGREVARRWLEAGHDVAALTRSEANAQQFSDLGIQPVLGEITSPETLQGLPESETVLYAVGFDRSASHSRREVYVEGLAHALSVIKERTQQIIYLSSTSVYGQTAGEWVDETSACEPERENGQICLEAEQLFAQQGLLGEAAVEGNARAVILRLAGIYGPGRLLARMEQIKAGEPLAGRPDAWLNLIHLDDIVQTILRCDGDSQLASHYLVSDSRPVTRQEYYETLAQLIEAPQPRFATGEAADVKSKSTRPNSTERAAGVNKRCDNKRLREELGVELQYPSIWEGLSQAIKNT